A section of the Oscillospiraceae bacterium genome encodes:
- a CDS encoding site-2 protease family protein → MTAIITTLCVIIIFGLIIFIHELGHFLTAKMFGVKVHEFALGMGPKLFGKQKGDTLYSVRLIPMGGYVKMEGEDADSSDPAAFGNKKPWQRFIILFAGAFMNLLLGFVLLVVLNAASPRLPIVPKMEIAAVQQGMGAEQAGILAGDKMIAIDGSRVRTQLDLNLALDAKDSVTVTVERDGEKQTVPVTLTEVDGTGRLGVIQKVEEKHFGNVISYSFFETFSIIKLTYQSFFGMFNGSVGVEQMSGPVGIVTEISNAAKTGFFDVMFLALIISLNLGVVNLFPLPALDGGRIVFVLWEMLTKKKLKPEQEGFIHFIGFVILILFMLYITKNDIVKLFAR, encoded by the coding sequence ATGACCGCAATTATCACAACCCTTTGTGTGATTATCATTTTCGGCTTGATTATTTTTATTCATGAGCTTGGGCATTTTCTTACGGCAAAAATGTTTGGCGTGAAGGTGCATGAATTTGCTCTTGGCATGGGACCGAAGCTGTTTGGCAAACAAAAAGGAGATACGCTATATTCTGTTCGTTTGATTCCGATGGGCGGATATGTGAAAATGGAAGGGGAAGATGCAGATTCTTCCGATCCGGCAGCCTTTGGTAACAAAAAGCCTTGGCAACGGTTTATTATTCTGTTTGCAGGAGCATTCATGAATTTATTGCTTGGCTTTGTATTGCTGGTGGTGTTAAATGCGGCAAGTCCTCGATTACCAATTGTTCCCAAAATGGAGATTGCCGCTGTGCAACAGGGAATGGGTGCTGAACAAGCAGGAATTTTGGCAGGCGACAAAATGATTGCCATTGATGGGAGTCGTGTGCGTACCCAGCTGGATTTGAATTTAGCGTTAGACGCAAAAGACTCTGTAACGGTTACCGTAGAACGTGACGGCGAGAAGCAAACTGTTCCTGTAACCTTAACGGAGGTAGACGGAACCGGACGTCTGGGAGTAATTCAGAAGGTGGAAGAGAAACACTTTGGAAACGTGATTTCTTATTCGTTCTTTGAAACATTTTCCATTATTAAGTTGACCTACCAATCCTTCTTCGGGATGTTCAACGGTTCTGTAGGTGTGGAGCAGATGTCGGGTCCCGTTGGGATTGTGACGGAAATTTCCAATGCCGCCAAAACCGGATTCTTTGACGTGATGTTCTTAGCACTCATTATTAGCTTGAACCTAGGTGTTGTGAACTTATTCCCACTACCTGCATTGGACGGCGGACGAATTGTGTTTGTCCTTTGGGAAATGCTCACCAAAAAGAAATTAAAACCGGAACAAGAAGGTTTTATCCATTTTATTGGCTTTGTCATTTTGATATTATTTATGCTTTATATCACGAAAAACGATATCGTGAAGTTATTTGCAAGGTAG
- a CDS encoding Na/Pi cotransporter family protein, whose amino-acid sequence MDNIGLYVTIAIQVIGGLCLFLFGMNLMGDSLEKAAGMRMQKIIESLTGNLLKGVLVGALVTAVIQSSSATTVMVVGFVSAGIMTLKQAAGIIMGANIGTTITAHILRLNDVSSENFFLSFFKPDNLMFVLIIAGMLLIYMAKNQTKKDAGGIFIGLSLIFAGMMFMSDGLNGIDKSVFETLFAFCANMPFLGIIIGAVVTAIIQSSSASVGILQAVASTGAITLGGAIPIILGQNIGTCVTAVLSSMGATKTAKKASVLHLTFNILGTLLFIVALFFVCPYVVPGWNILMNGNVNSGSIADFHTIFNITTTIILFPFAGLLVKLIGGSKEQESMADKPSRMLDERFLHSPAIAIGQSKNVVISMLELAKKNIVLSEAAMLEKNSDAMTEIKLIEKNVDTMESELSSYLGKINDKTLSESENRQTMAYISMVSDIERISDHASNMSDIAKMMIEDDQKLSKGGTKELHNMFLAVYDLLDTTLEAIRTNDLSVASQIEPKEQVIDLFKSTFRRKHMGRLAKKKCTAESGIAYLEVVNNLERVADHCSNVGVAIIQLHSEEKLFNSHEYLEVESIRQTEEYSRIYNDFMAKYYAPLIKEKE is encoded by the coding sequence ATGGACAACATCGGATTGTATGTAACCATCGCCATTCAGGTTATTGGAGGACTTTGTCTGTTTTTATTCGGTATGAACCTGATGGGAGACAGTTTAGAAAAGGCAGCCGGAATGCGGATGCAGAAAATCATTGAATCCTTAACGGGAAATCTTTTGAAAGGAGTCCTGGTAGGTGCTTTGGTTACTGCAGTAATCCAATCATCCTCTGCCACCACGGTTATGGTGGTGGGCTTTGTATCGGCAGGAATTATGACCCTAAAGCAAGCTGCAGGAATCATTATGGGCGCTAACATCGGTACCACCATCACAGCACACATTCTTCGTTTAAATGACGTATCTTCAGAAAATTTCTTTTTATCTTTCTTTAAACCGGACAATTTAATGTTTGTGTTAATCATCGCAGGAATGTTGCTGATTTATATGGCAAAAAATCAGACAAAAAAAGATGCCGGTGGTATTTTTATCGGTCTCTCCCTGATTTTCGCAGGAATGATGTTTATGTCAGACGGATTAAACGGCATTGATAAATCCGTATTTGAAACCCTCTTTGCATTCTGTGCCAATATGCCATTTTTAGGCATTATCATTGGTGCTGTTGTAACTGCTATTATTCAGTCTTCTTCTGCATCAGTCGGTATTCTGCAAGCAGTGGCTTCCACCGGTGCCATCACCTTAGGGGGAGCAATCCCCATTATTTTAGGGCAAAACATCGGTACCTGCGTTACAGCGGTACTATCCTCTATGGGTGCCACCAAAACTGCAAAAAAAGCCAGCGTGTTGCACTTAACCTTTAATATCCTCGGAACCTTACTGTTTATTGTGGCATTATTCTTCGTATGCCCCTACGTAGTTCCCGGTTGGAACATACTGATGAACGGCAACGTAAATTCCGGTTCTATCGCAGATTTTCATACCATTTTTAACATTACCACCACCATCATTCTGTTCCCCTTTGCCGGGCTTTTGGTAAAGCTCATCGGCGGCTCCAAGGAACAGGAATCGATGGCAGACAAGCCATCCCGTATGCTGGACGAACGTTTCCTTCACTCCCCCGCTATTGCTATCGGACAGAGTAAAAACGTGGTAATTTCTATGCTGGAACTGGCGAAAAAGAATATCGTGTTATCCGAAGCGGCAATGTTAGAAAAAAATTCCGATGCGATGACAGAAATCAAACTCATCGAGAAAAACGTAGATACCATGGAAAGTGAACTGTCTTCTTATCTTGGTAAAATCAACGATAAAACTCTCTCCGAATCCGAAAACAGACAGACTATGGCATATATCAGTATGGTTTCCGATATCGAACGTATTTCCGACCACGCAAGCAATATGAGTGACATTGCAAAAATGATGATAGAAGACGATCAGAAACTGTCCAAAGGCGGAACCAAAGAGTTGCACAATATGTTCTTGGCTGTTTACGACCTGTTGGATACCACCCTGGAAGCTATCCGCACCAACGACCTTTCTGTTGCTTCTCAGATTGAACCCAAGGAACAGGTTATCGACTTATTCAAGTCCACCTTCCGCAGAAAACATATGGGACGTCTGGCAAAGAAAAAATGCACTGCAGAATCGGGCATTGCATACCTGGAAGTTGTCAACAACTTAGAACGTGTGGCAGATCACTGTTCCAATGTGGGCGTGGCAATCATCCAGCTGCACTCGGAAGAAAAACTGTTCAATTCCCATGAATATCTGGAAGTGGAAAGCATCCGTCAAACCGAAGAATACTCCAGAATTTACAACGATTTTATGGCGAAATACTATGCCCCTTTAATCAAGGAAAAAGAATAA
- a CDS encoding TIGR00282 family metallophosphoesterase, producing MLKLLTIGDVVGDCGVEFLVKKLPTFIKENNIDFTVVNGENALPGSGISLNITEDILNAGADCVTLGNHAFNKKDVEKAFDRYPDRIIRPLNYDGSLEGEGYTVLDAKGYRIGVVNLLGRIYLSPVNCPFLAMDKALDYLIDKTDIIIVDFHAEATSEKKAFGYYVDGRVSAVFGTHTHTPTADEQVLPNGTGFITDIGMTGATDSVLGLKKEISIGRIVHHKRSRFDWADTNPAMMGAIFTVDESTGKCHSVERIKVTE from the coding sequence ATGTTAAAACTATTAACAATCGGTGACGTTGTGGGAGATTGCGGCGTCGAATTTTTGGTAAAGAAATTACCAACCTTTATCAAAGAAAACAACATTGATTTCACCGTGGTCAACGGTGAAAACGCTCTTCCCGGAAGCGGTATCAGCTTAAATATCACCGAAGACATTTTAAACGCAGGGGCAGACTGTGTCACCTTAGGCAATCACGCTTTTAATAAAAAAGACGTGGAAAAAGCCTTTGACCGTTACCCCGACCGCATTATCCGTCCCTTAAATTATGACGGCTCCTTAGAGGGCGAGGGCTACACCGTGTTAGACGCCAAAGGATACCGCATTGGCGTGGTAAATCTTTTGGGCAGAATCTACCTCTCCCCTGTCAACTGTCCCTTTCTGGCAATGGATAAAGCGCTGGACTACTTAATAGATAAAACCGATATCATAATCGTGGACTTCCACGCCGAAGCCACCAGCGAAAAAAAAGCCTTCGGCTATTATGTGGACGGACGGGTATCTGCCGTGTTCGGCACTCATACCCACACCCCCACCGCCGACGAACAGGTGTTACCAAACGGTACAGGTTTTATCACCGATATCGGGATGACCGGTGCCACCGATTCGGTATTAGGCTTAAAAAAAGAAATTTCCATCGGACGGATTGTGCATCATAAACGCTCCCGTTTTGACTGGGCAGACACCAATCCTGCCATGATGGGCGCCATCTTCACCGTGGACGAATCCACCGGCAAATGCCACAGCGTAGAACGAATCAAAGTAACTGAATGA
- a CDS encoding isoprenyl transferase has protein sequence MKKEVTGLFGLGKKKKDNTVLLDPKNIPVHIAIIMDGNGRWAKKRGLPRTAGHAAGADNLVKIARHAYDLGVKCLTVYAFSTENWKRPEEEVNNLMNLCMKRLPQIVDLMEHRKVAVRFLGDRSPLPEPLVKMIEKEEKRTEPYAKTGCFLNIALNYGGRDELIHAISEISKKVKAGELTPEEISEETVSAHLYTAHCPDPDLVLRPSGEIRISNFLLWQSAYSEFYYDHILWPDFSPRHLEEAILTYQGRSRRFGGVEPAK, from the coding sequence ATGAAAAAAGAGGTGACCGGATTGTTTGGACTGGGTAAGAAAAAGAAAGATAACACAGTGCTGTTAGACCCCAAAAATATTCCCGTGCATATTGCAATCATTATGGATGGGAACGGTCGTTGGGCAAAAAAACGTGGGTTGCCTCGTACGGCAGGTCATGCAGCGGGTGCGGATAACTTGGTAAAGATTGCCCGTCACGCTTATGATTTAGGGGTAAAATGTTTGACGGTGTATGCCTTTTCCACCGAAAACTGGAAACGTCCCGAAGAGGAAGTTAACAATCTGATGAATCTTTGTATGAAACGGTTGCCTCAGATTGTGGATCTGATGGAACACAGAAAAGTGGCAGTTCGTTTTTTGGGAGACCGTTCTCCTTTGCCCGAACCTCTTGTAAAAATGATTGAGAAAGAAGAAAAACGCACCGAGCCTTATGCCAAAACCGGTTGTTTTTTAAATATTGCTTTAAACTATGGCGGACGTGATGAATTGATTCACGCGATTTCCGAGATTTCCAAAAAAGTGAAAGCCGGGGAATTGACACCCGAAGAAATTTCCGAAGAAACCGTTTCCGCCCATTTGTACACGGCTCATTGTCCCGATCCGGATTTGGTGCTTCGTCCTTCCGGAGAAATCAGAATTTCCAATTTTCTTCTGTGGCAATCTGCGTACAGTGAGTTTTATTATGACCATATTTTATGGCCGGATTTTTCGCCTCGTCATTTAGAAGAAGCAATTCTTACATATCAGGGTAGAAGCCGTCGGTTTGGCGGGGTTGAGCCTGCGAAATAG
- the ispG gene encoding flavodoxin-dependent (E)-4-hydroxy-3-methylbut-2-enyl-diphosphate synthase: protein MNIPKDLKKSKKIKIGDRFIGGGEPVAIQSMTNTPTADVDATVQQILSLEQCGCEIVRATVNDEEAAKAISKIKEQIHIPLVADIHFDYRLAIQAVEQGVDKVRINPGNIGDRNRVKQVVDACKKHGVPIRVGVNGGSLPKPILEKFGGVTPEALMEAAKEQISVLEELDFHDIVLSLKVSDVEKNIAAYTLASEVFPYPLHLGVTEAGGGIWGVTKNAIGIGTLLRNGIGDTLRVSLTESVEEEIDAAKAILTATGRRKEWVEVIACPTCGRTKIDIISLAKEVKEKTKHIHKPLKVAVMGCVVNGPGEAKDCDIGIAGGDGKAVLFEKDENGISQITKTLPEAEIVQTLLNKIEQM from the coding sequence ATGAATATACCGAAAGACTTAAAAAAATCAAAAAAAATAAAAATCGGAGACCGATTCATCGGTGGAGGTGAACCGGTTGCCATCCAGTCTATGACCAACACGCCTACCGCTGATGTGGATGCCACAGTTCAACAGATTTTATCGCTGGAGCAGTGCGGCTGCGAAATCGTAAGAGCTACTGTCAACGACGAGGAGGCTGCCAAAGCTATCTCAAAAATCAAGGAACAGATTCATATTCCCTTGGTTGCGGATATTCACTTTGATTACCGTCTTGCCATTCAAGCCGTGGAGCAGGGAGTGGATAAGGTTCGCATCAATCCGGGAAACATCGGAGACCGTAATCGTGTGAAGCAGGTGGTGGATGCCTGCAAAAAACACGGTGTTCCCATCCGTGTGGGAGTAAACGGCGGTTCTCTTCCCAAGCCGATTTTGGAAAAATTCGGGGGAGTAACGCCCGAAGCTTTGATGGAAGCTGCAAAGGAGCAGATTTCCGTGTTGGAAGAACTGGATTTTCACGATATTGTGTTATCGTTAAAAGTTTCTGATGTGGAGAAAAATATCGCTGCATATACGTTGGCAAGTGAAGTGTTCCCATATCCGTTGCATCTTGGTGTGACCGAAGCAGGCGGCGGAATCTGGGGTGTGACAAAAAATGCCATCGGTATCGGAACTCTGCTTCGGAATGGCATCGGTGACACCTTGCGGGTATCCTTAACTGAATCGGTGGAAGAAGAAATTGATGCCGCGAAAGCTATTTTAACTGCCACGGGCAGACGAAAAGAGTGGGTAGAGGTGATTGCTTGCCCCACTTGCGGTAGAACGAAAATTGATATTATTTCGTTGGCAAAAGAAGTAAAAGAAAAAACAAAACATATACATAAACCGCTCAAAGTTGCGGTAATGGGTTGTGTGGTAAACGGTCCCGGAGAAGCAAAAGATTGCGATATCGGGATTGCAGGTGGAGACGGAAAAGCTGTTCTCTTTGAAAAGGACGAAAACGGAATTTCTCAAATTACCAAAACACTCCCGGAAGCTGAAATTGTGCAAACACTCTTAAATAAAATCGAGCAAATGTAA
- a CDS encoding 1-deoxy-D-xylulose-5-phosphate reductoisomerase: MEAKTKSVYIAGSTGSIGTQALAVCKKHGIRVAGLSCGKNAELLIRQAKEFDVKYVHIGSEDGYHLVKEQLPDCIVETGEDTLCRQIEESDADTLLDAIVGSAGLKPAISGIKSRKKLALANKETIVCAGQLIMDMAEEYGVTIFPVDSEHSAIFQCLLGNRDRDVKRILLTASGGPFFGREDLSGIRPEDALKHPNWDMGNKITIDSATLMNKGLEVIEAYHLFGHKPIQVLVHRESIIHSMVEYVDNAIMAQLGTPDMTIPIQLALTYPERSESDAGEVDFVKLGTLSFFEPDTEKFRCLQLAYDALAIGGTMPCVLNGANEVAVDAFLKGKIGFLDIPRMIEATMQAHTVITDYTMDDVLAADRFAKEYARSLL; the protein is encoded by the coding sequence ATGGAAGCAAAAACAAAGTCGGTTTATATTGCGGGCTCCACAGGTTCCATCGGAACGCAAGCTTTGGCTGTCTGCAAAAAACACGGTATCCGTGTAGCAGGGTTATCTTGCGGTAAAAATGCAGAACTTCTCATTCGTCAGGCAAAAGAGTTTGACGTAAAATATGTGCATATCGGTTCAGAAGATGGGTATCATCTTGTAAAGGAACAACTTCCCGATTGCATAGTGGAAACCGGTGAAGATACGCTCTGCCGTCAGATTGAAGAAAGTGATGCAGATACGTTACTCGATGCCATTGTGGGCAGTGCAGGGTTAAAGCCTGCTATTTCCGGAATTAAATCTCGAAAAAAATTGGCGCTTGCCAATAAGGAAACGATTGTCTGTGCCGGTCAGCTCATTATGGATATGGCGGAGGAATATGGGGTGACCATATTTCCTGTGGATTCGGAGCATTCTGCGATTTTCCAATGTTTGCTGGGTAACCGTGACCGTGATGTGAAGCGTATTTTGTTAACTGCATCCGGTGGTCCGTTTTTCGGAAGAGAAGATTTATCCGGCATCCGTCCTGAAGATGCTTTAAAGCATCCGAACTGGGATATGGGCAATAAAATTACCATTGATTCTGCTACGCTTATGAATAAAGGGCTGGAAGTGATTGAAGCCTATCACTTATTCGGACATAAGCCGATTCAAGTGCTGGTGCATAGAGAAAGCATTATTCATTCTATGGTGGAATATGTGGATAACGCCATTATGGCACAACTGGGTACGCCCGATATGACTATCCCCATTCAGTTAGCACTGACCTATCCTGAGAGAAGCGAGAGCGATGCAGGAGAAGTGGATTTTGTAAAATTGGGTACCCTCAGCTTTTTTGAACCGGATACGGAAAAATTCCGTTGTTTGCAGTTGGCTTATGATGCGTTGGCAATTGGCGGAACTATGCCTTGCGTATTAAACGGCGCTAATGAGGTGGCGGTGGATGCTTTCTTAAAAGGGAAAATCGGATTTTTGGATATTCCCCGCATGATTGAAGCTACGATGCAGGCGCACACTGTGATTACTGACTATACTATGGATGATGTGCTGGCGGCAGACCGTTTTGCCAAGGAGTACGCTCGTTCTTTATTGTAA